The genomic region GCTTGTGCATGCGCGGGCAGAGCCCACCGTGAGACTGCTTTTCCAAGCATCCTGTTTGCTGTGGGCAGTgttgggcggggtgggggctgcagcTGATGCTGGGCGCCTTTAGGTGAGCACTCACCCCGTGACTGGCACCTGTCCCTCTGGCAGGCCCTGACTGACACCAGAGGCTCCCTGCTGCGGCCTGGCTGGTGTCCGCGTGTGACCTTGAACACCCCTCCCCGCCTGGCCTCAGAGTCCCTCTAACGTGAGCGCCCTGGGACCGTGAGGAGTGGCGGCCCCTCTGGAGCCAGCACACAGGGGCTGCTCCCTGCCCCGCCCAGCCGCCGAGCAGGGTGGTCAGGTCCTGTCAGGCCCACCCACCTACGCTGCACCCTCACTGGTGCCCTGGCCTCTCCCAAGAAGTTGCCCCTTCCTGTATTTCGTAGGGAGGACAGAGGCCTCCAAAGAGCACAGCAGCCCCCAGGGACTACGGCTGGGGTGCTGGGCCGGGCAGGAGGCTCCTGGGAGGGCAGGGAGCGCCATCCTCCACCTGCTGCCTGGCAACCATCTCCTGGGAGATAGTCGCTGGGTGCCAGGctgtgatccagcagtcccagTGCCTCTGTGGCTGAGCTTCTGGTCCCAAGGGGACCCTGCAAGGGTGGGTAGGCCTGGGGCATCCCACCCCACGATGGCTGCCCAGGCTCGAGGCCACATGGCTGAGTTAAGATGTGAGGAAGGTGTTTCCAGGTCCCCCTGAGGGCTGGTTTTCTCCGCAGCAAGGGCAGCCAAGAGGTGTCCAGTGAAGGCCTGGGCGGGGTTAGGAGAGGCGATCCCATGGTCTTGCCCACCCGGCCCCTCCAAGTGAGGCTTGGACAGTGCCCAGATGTCTAGGAACGAAGACGTTGAGTCTGGGGTCCCAGGTCTGGGTGAGCACAGGCACATGACTCCGGTGCTGGGGACCCGTGGCCCCTGGGCCGGGGGCACAGGTGGGATTGGCCACTCCTGGGGTTGGGTGCAGAGTCGGCCTGGGAGCCCCTCCTCCAACACCGCTTCCCCACCGCCCTCaggcgctgctgctgctgggggccACCGCGCTGGCCTGCCTCGCCCTGGAcctcctcttcctgctcttcTACTCCTTCTGGCTGTGCTGCCGGCGGCGAAAGAGCGAGGAGCACCTAGACGCGGACTGCTGCTGCACGGCCTGGTGTGTCATCATCGCCACGCTGGTCTGCAGGTGAGCgcgcggcgcggggcggggcggggcgtggCCACCGGCGTGCTGTGGGCGTGGTCTGACTGGAAGGGGCGCTgttggcggggcggggcgggggcggggtcaGACTGCAAGGGGCGGGGCAGGCCGAGTCCCTTGTGGGGACGCCAGGCCCGCACCCTCACGCGGCCCCGTCCTGTCCCAGCGCCGGTATCGCCGTGGGGTTCTATGGCAACGGGGAGACCAGTGACGGCATCCATCGGGCCACCTACTCACTCCGTCACGCCAATCGTACGGTGGCAGGGGTCCAGGACCGCGTGAGTGGCCGCATGGGTAGGGGGGAGGCCTCTTCTTGCTCCTACacccgtgtgtgtgcatgtgtgtgagggCGAGACGTGGGCGCGTGCGGGAGCCGTCCTTGTCCCAGCTCACTGCCTCCCCCAACCTGGAGCAGGTGTGGGACACGGCAGCTGCCCTGAACCGCACGGCGGAGCCCAGCCTGCAGAGCCTGGAGCGGCAGTTGGCCGCGCGGCCGGAGCCCCTGCGGGCGGTCCAGCGGCTGCAGGGCCTGCTGCAGGCACTGCTGGGCTACACGGCGGCCATCCCTTTCTGGAGGAACCCAGCCGTCTCACTGGAGGCCCTGGCCGAGCAGGTGGATCTCTACGACTGGTACAGGTGCGCCCCCTCTCCTGCCTGCCCCCGCTGGTCCCCGCTCCTCTCTCCAGGCCAGTCGGCTTCCAGCCCCCAGTGCCTGAGGTCTtgttgggggaggggctggggccacTGGTGGTCACCGGCAGGAATGCCCCATGGGGACGTCTGTTACAAGGTCAGAGGCCAGTCTCTGCACCCAGAGCTGCCTGTGGACACTCTGGGCCCCGGGCTGTTTGCCTGGCTCTGCCCAgcaccccctgcccctgccctgggaCTGGCCCCGTGCCCAGCCCAAGCGTGCCGTGTCCCTGCAGGTGGCTGGGCTACCTGGGCCTGCTGCTGCTCGACGTGGCCATCTGCCTCCTGGTGCTGGCCGGCCTCATCCGCAGCTCCAAGGGGATCCTGGTAGGGTGAGTCTgagggccctggggtggggggccggggCCTCTGTCTCGTCCATCCCGAGTCAGCCCTGACCCACCCGCCCCTGTCTTCCGGTCCAGCCTGGCGTGGGGCGCAGCCCTCACCCCAGCCTGGAGAGTGCCGACTGCCTCTCTCTGCCCCAAGGGTCTGCCTGCTGGGGGTGCTGGCCCTGATCATCAGCTGGGGAGCCCTGGGCCTGGAGCTGGCTGTGTCTGTGGTAGGTGGCGGAGGGGACGGGGTGCCCGTCTGCTGGCAGAGCATGGGGATGGGGGGTGGATGCCACAGTCACCTCCTGCTCTCCTCCACTGGACACCGAGATCCAGAGAGACGGGGGACCTGTGTTTGACACACACACAGCGAGCCAgtccccaccccccggccccgcAGAGCCACGCCACCTCCCTGAGCCACACGCAGATGCTGGGGGGCCGGGCTCCACCCCTGGGAGCTGAGGGCTCGGGGGCCCAGCTTGGTATCCCCTCCTCcttgcctgcccccaccccagggctccaGTGACTTCTGTGTGGATCCCGACACCTACGTGACCCGAATGGTGGAGGAGCATTCGGTGCTGAGCGGGGGTGAGTCTGCGGTCGTGTCCCAGCCGCTTGCGAGTGCCCACTCCTGCCCACGGGCCATCAGGTCAGGCCACGAGCTGGCTCCCTGAACAGGTGGCTCAAGCCAAGTGGAcgctttcttctgttttccaacATAAGCTCCATAGGAGCCCAGACCTCAGGGGCCAAGCACAGGTGTGGTGTGAAGAGGCTGCCCTGGGCTGTGCTAGGCCTCGCTCCAGCCCCCATCCTGTGCTGGACCCCAGAAAGCCCCCCGAAGGGGCCAGACAGCACGGGGGGGTTGGGGGCCAGGGTTAGGCAGTTGGGGTACAAACTTTCTGCCTCAATTCTGGCTGGGCTTGGCTCCCCTGTTTTGAAAATCAGAATTGTGCATGAATACCCATCTTTGAATGTTGGACACGATCGACACCTATTTTAATGGGGATAAGCAGGCCACCTGCACCCTTTTTGGGGTGACATTCTGGATTAAGAATTGTTCTGCTCACCTGCCCTGTGAGCAGATGCCTGCCCAGCTGACCTCTGACTGCTTACCTCCACCTCCTGCCGTGGCCTGTCTGTTGCTCCCCAGAGACGGGAGGGATGAGGCAGGCCTCCAAGGGAGAACTGTGCCCATTTCAGTAACACGACTCAGAGTAGAAGGGTCTGGGCCCTGGCCCCTGGCTCCCTGGAGACCATTCCCCCCTCACACCTGCACGCTCACACGCAGACACAGACATATGCACATGTACATGCACACGTGACATTCGTGTGTTCAGACACATGCATGTTCAGAGGTACACCTACACTCAGACATGCGCGCACAGGCACACGCATGCATGTAAAGATACATGCAAGCAAGCACAGGTACATTGAGCATACACGCAGATGTGGACACATGCGTGTACAAAGATGTGCATGTAGACGTGCACAGGTGCATGCGGACAGCCAGAGTCACTTACTGCCCTCGCCTCTCTCTGCAGACATCCTGCAGCACTACCTGGCCTGCTCCCCCCACGCCGTCAACCCCTTCCAACAGGTGAGAGCTCAGGCCCGCCCCTGCAGAGCACCGGGtgccctggcccccacccccagacgcCCACAGACCGCGAGGCCCCCTCCCACCTCGTCAGGCCCCTGGGGCCCTCACCCTGGTGCCCTCAGCACAAGCCTTTCAGGGTGGCCTGCTTAATGCCCCCAAGTCCCTGGGCACCTTGCATCTCCCAGGCTGCCCTTTACGACAGAGCTGGATGCCTCCCGGGCAAAGCAGGAGCCCAGGGGTGTCCCGTGGCGGAGGGGTCCTGTGCCTGCCGGGTGGAGTAACTGTCTGGGCTGATGTGGAATTTGAAGGGAAACCGCGTAGCCCATGATCACCCCACGTCCCCGTGTGGCCCTCTGGGTCCTCCGGACTGCGTATCTGCTTTAAAGACACTGTACCTTCCGTGGTCTGTACTGTCTGTGCGTGCTCATCCTGGGGGCCAAGCAAAGGTGTCCCACAGAGCAGACTGCTGGGCACAGCCGTCCCGCCCCAGGAGCTCGGGGCCCCACTGGCTGGACACCCCTGGGACTGGCGGGGGCTGCTGGCACTGGAGCCAGCCCGCCCCGCGAGGGGGGTGGGGTCCTCGGGGAGAGAGACGGGCCGCCCACCCGCGCGGGACTCAGCGGCCTCTCTGTGGAGCAGAAGCTGTCGGGCAGCCACAAGGCGCTGGTGGAGATGCAGGACGTAGTGGCTGAGCTCCTGAAGACTGTCTCGTGGGAGTATCCTGCCACCAAGGTGAGGGCTGGGGGCAGCTCTGGGGCCCGCAAGCTCCCTCTCGTCACCTGGAGAGGGAGGCGGGCGCAGTCACTGTTCAGGCTGCTCCTGGGGGACCCTGCCCCGGGGGGTCTGGTCCTCctctcctccatccttcccttcACGCCCCCAAGGACCTGGGTGGGTTTAGtgatgctcacacacacacacacacactacagcaCCAGAGTCACACGGCCCAGAGTATTCTGGACAATGTTGTGTCCTTTAAGATACTGTGAAGATTTCCATCGTCTTAAACTGTCCCTTAAGACAGTTTTCAGGCCCGTGTCGGGAGACGCACGCGGGTTTGCTGTTGCTCCTGTTACAGGGCAGGCCCGCAGCGGTGGTGTGTGCACAGGCGCTGTGGGCCCCGTGCTCCCCGCTGCCCTCACGCTTTCAGCTGCCTCCCAAGGCCAGGGCACAGACTTGAGGGTCGGCTTTTCTCAAAGCCCAGGGTCCTCAGGGCCTGTGCCAAGACTGGGGGGGCAGTCAAGGGGCGATTCTTGCTGGCAggtgaggggtggagggaggcctTGGCTGGCTCCTTTCCTGAGCGCTGTGCTGACGTCGTGTGGTGCACACCCCCCAGGACCCCCTGCTCCGTGTCCAGGAGGTGCTGAACGGCACGGAGGTGAACCTGCAGCACCTCACTGCCCTGGTGGACTGCCGCAGCCTGCACCTGGTGAGAGCCGCCCACAGCCGCTGTTGGGCCCATGTGGGGAGTagctgggggagggatggggaggagggggagcagctgggggaggagggggtgcgagtggggtggggtggggaggagggggagctgggggaaggacaggaggagggggcagcttGGGGAAGAGGGGGAGCgactgggggaggggtgggaggaggaggagtggctgggggaggagggggagcagctgggggagggtgggaggaggaggagaagctatgggaggagggggagcagctggggaggagggggagcggctatgggaggaggggagcagctaagggaggaggaggagcagctggggtaggggtgggaggagggggagtggctaggggaggagggggagtggctaggggaggagggggagtggctgggggaggaggggagcagctaagggaggagggggagcagctgggggaggggtgggaggagggggagtggctaggggaggaggggagcagctaagggaggagggggagcagctgggggaggggtgggaggagggggagtggctaggggaggaggggagcagctaagggaggagggggagcagctgggggaggggtgggaggaggggggagtggctaggggaggagggggagtggctgggggaggaggggagcagctaagggaggagggggagcagctgggggaggggtgggaggagggggagtggctaggggaggagggggagtggctgggggaggaggggagcagctaagggaggagggggagcagctgggggaggggtggacgGAGGGGGagtggctgggggaggagggggagtggCTAGGGGAGGGGGGGAGCAGctaagggaggagggggagcagctgggggaggggtgggaggagggggagtggctgggggaggaggggagcagctaagggaggagggggagcagctgggggaggggtgggaggagggggagtggctaggggaggagggggagtggctgggggaggaggggagcagctaagggaggagggggagcagctgggggaggggtgggaggagggggagtggctaggggaggggtgggaggaggaggagaagctggggaggaggggtcgtggctgggggtggggcgggaggaggggacctggctgggggaggggcagggggagggccgGGTCACGGGGCCTCTGCCAGCCTTGGTTCAGACGTGGCTCAGGCCTGTGCGCTCCATCTCAGGCTGTgcctctcctgctctctcttcCCCGCCTGGCCCTAGGACTACGTGCAGGCCCTCACAGGCTTCTGCTACGACGGCGTCGAGGGCCTTATCTACctggccctcttctccttcatcaCGGCGCTCATGTTCAGCTCTGTCGTCTGCAGCGTCCCACACACATGGCAGCAGAAGAGGTGAGGGCGCCTGGGGCCGCGTCTCCGGGACACCCCGAGCTGTAGTCGAGGCAGAACGAAGGCCTCCCCGCCCCTGATGCTCCCTGGGGTTCTGCAGCCGCTGCAAGGCTGCTGGATCTGAGGCGGGCACTCTCACTTCATGACCGGCCTAGAGGGGCCCCCAGCCCAGGAGACAGGCGAGTGAGCAGCCGGCAGGGGCGGGGTCCCCGCCTGAGCCGCGTCCTGCAGGCTAGGGCTGCCTGCAGGCACCGGCCCTCTGTGCTCCCCCGGGACAGCCCCGGCCCCGTCTTTTAATAGGCAGGCAGCGTTCCCTGTGTCCCCGGAGCCTTACCCACAGCCCCGCCAACCCAGGACTGCAAGCAGGCGTGTCTGCCTAAAAGCTGGCCTCTGGCCTGTGGCCCCGCATCAGTCAAGCCTGATCCCGCGCTGGTGTCCCTCCCCGCAGAGGCCCGGACGAGGACGGGGAGGAGGAGGCCGCCCCAGGGCCGCGGCAGGCACACGACAGCCTCTACCGTGTCCACATGCCTAGTCTGTACAGCTGCGGCAGCAGCTACGGCAGCGAGACCAGCATCCCGGCCGCGGCCCACACCGTCAGCAACGCCCCGGTCACCGAGTACATGTGAGTTGGGCGAGTGGGGCGCAGAGGCGCTGGCCAGGCTGCCTGGCCCCGTGCGGCTCAGGGTGGCCGCTGCCCTGGGGTGCTTGAGCGAGCCGCGGGGCAGGGGCCGAGGGGGCCCTGGGGTGCCTGAGCGAGCCGTGGGGCAGGGGCggagggggccctggggtgcCTGAGCGAGACGCGGGGCAGGGATGGAGGGGGCCCTGGGTGCCTGAGCGAGCCGCGGGGCAGGGGCggagggggccctggggtgcCTGAGCGAGACgcggggcaggggcagagggggcCCTGGGGTGCCTGAGCGAGCCACGGGGCAGGGGCggagggggccctggggtgcCTGAGCGAGCCGCGGGGCAGGGGCggagggggccctggggtgcCTGAGCGAGACGCGGGGCAGGGGCCGAGGGGGCCCTGGGGTGCCTGAGTGAGAcgcggggcaggggtggagggggccctggggtgcCTGAGCGAGA from Odocoileus virginianus isolate 20LAN1187 ecotype Illinois chromosome 33, Ovbor_1.2, whole genome shotgun sequence harbors:
- the TTYH3 gene encoding protein tweety homolog 3 isoform X1, giving the protein MAGVSYAAPWWVSLLHRLPHFDLHWEATSSQFRPEDTDYQQALLLLGATALACLALDLLFLLFYSFWLCCRRRKSEEHLDADCCCTAWCVIIATLVCSAGIAVGFYGNGETSDGIHRATYSLRHANRTVAGVQDRVWDTAAALNRTAEPSLQSLERQLAARPEPLRAVQRLQGLLQALLGYTAAIPFWRNPAVSLEALAEQVDLYDWYRWLGYLGLLLLDVAICLLVLAGLIRSSKGILVGVCLLGVLALIISWGALGLELAVSVGSSDFCVDPDTYVTRMVEEHSVLSGDILQHYLACSPHAVNPFQQKLSGSHKALVEMQDVVAELLKTVSWEYPATKDPLLRVQEVLNGTEVNLQHLTALVDCRSLHLDYVQALTGFCYDGVEGLIYLALFSFITALMFSSVVCSVPHTWQQKRGPDEDGEEEAAPGPRQAHDSLYRVHMPSLYSCGSSYGSETSIPAAAHTVSNAPVTEYMSQNANFQNPRCENTPLIGRESPPPSYTSSMRAKYLATSQPRPESSSSGH
- the TTYH3 gene encoding protein tweety homolog 3 isoform X2, which codes for MAGVSYAAPWWVSLLHRLPHFDLHWEATSSQFRPEDTDYQQALLLLGATALACLALDLLFLLFYSFWLCCRRRKSEEHLDADCCCTAWCVIIATLVCSAGIAVGFYGNGETSDGIHRATYSLRHANRTVAGVQDRVWDTAAALNRTAEPSLQSLERQLAARPEPLRAVQRLQGLLQALLGYTAAIPFWRNPAVSLEALAEQVDLYDWYRWLGYLGLLLLDVAICLLVLAGLIRSSKGILVGVCLLGVLALIISWGALGLELAVSVGSSDFCVDPDTYVTRMVEEHSVLSGDILQHYLACSPHAVNPFQQKLSGSHKALVEMQDVVAELLKTVSWEYPATKDPLLRVQEVLNGTEVNLQHLTALVDCRSLHLDYVQALTGFCYDGVEGLIYLALFSFITALMFSSVVCSVPHTWQQKRGPDEDGEEEAAPGPRQAHDSLYRVHMPSLYSCGSSYGSETSIPAAAHTVSNAPVTEYMSQNANFQNPRCENTPLIGRESPPPSRYLAALDSGGHTGWQFKPLNSA